From a region of the Danio aesculapii chromosome 4, fDanAes4.1, whole genome shotgun sequence genome:
- the LOC130222233 gene encoding gastrula zinc finger protein XlCGF8.2DB-like: MAFIKEESEDVKIEETFRVKQENLQEQTDLLVPKEETHELNETKEKYQDITTDEKPTLTKKTSSGRPQKSKSCCNFTCHQCGNHFSQKHNLKVHMRIHTGEKPFSCQQCGKSFSQKSSLNVHMRVHTGEKPYTCEHCGKSFAKILGFNAHMRIHTGEKPYTCQQCGKGFYHTENLAAHMRLHTGERPYSCPQCGRSFKHNGKLEVHMRTHSGERIFTCTQCGKSFPQKQNLDIHMRIHTGEKPYTCTECSKGFRCISTLKYHMISHAREKPFACDQCGKSFTTKPSLMNHMNSHTGTIVFTCDQCGIKLTRKDTIKQHMETHSGEDRFRCSECGKDFKHKRSLSAHMKLHN; the protein is encoded by the coding sequence acctGTTGGTGCCGAAAGAAGAGACTCATGAACTGAATGAAACAAAAGAGAAATACCAAGACATAACGACTGATGAAAAACCCACACTGACTAAGAAGACTTCAAGCGGAAGACCTCAGAAATCCAAATCTTGTTGTAATTTTACTTGTCATCAGTGTGGAAACCATTTCAGTCAAAAACACaaccttaaagtccacatgagaattcacactggagagaagcctttcagctgtcaacagtgtgggaagagtttcagtcaaaaaTCAAGCCTTaatgttcacatgagagttcacactggagagaaaccttacacctgtgaacattgtggaaagagttttgctaAAATTCTTGGCTTTAAcgcccacatgagaattcacactggagagaagccgtacaCATGCCAGCAGTGTGGGAAAGGCTTCTATCATACAGAAAACTTAGCAGCGCACATGAGACTCCACACTGGGGAGAGGCCTTactcttgccctcagtgtggaagGAGTTTTAAGCATAATGGCAAActtgaagtccacatgagaacGCACAGTGGAGAGAGAATATTCacttgcacacagtgtgggaaaagttttcctcaaaaacaaaaccttgacatccacatgaggattcacactggagagaaaccttacacatgcacagAGTGCAGTAAAGGTTTCAGATGTATAAGCACACTCAAATACCACATGATAAGTCACGCCAGAGAGAAGCCGTTTgcatgtgatcagtgtggaaagagcttcacaacTAAACCTAGCCTCATGAACCACATGAATAGTCACACTGGAaccatagtgttcacatgtgatcagtgtggaataAAACTCACACGCAAAGACACCATTAAGCAACACATGGAGACTCACTCAGGAGAGGatcgttttagatgcagtgaATGCGGAAAggactttaaacataaaagaagcctcAGCGCTCACATGAAGCTTCACAACTGA